A genomic segment from Nitrosopumilus sp. K4 encodes:
- a CDS encoding MIP/aquaporin family protein: protein MVNPRAYLAEAIATYGLVFFGPLSVILAIASFGEELTTMSVLFISLGHGGAIALMIYAFGHVSGAHINPAVTIPMMITRKIGIADGIGYIISQLIGAVAAAATLKAILPEIGAKVNFATQGGPSDLINNSIGSGFAVEAILTFFLVTVIFMSAVHKKASPGWHGFTIGGMVFLIHLIGVPLTGASVNPARTFGPALISGFWEFHWLYWAAPILGGIIAGLIMNYVYVNKAEKEA, encoded by the coding sequence ATGGTTAATCCAAGAGCATACCTTGCAGAAGCAATCGCAACATATGGCTTGGTGTTTTTCGGACCTCTTTCAGTAATTCTTGCAATTGCATCATTTGGAGAGGAATTAACCACAATGTCTGTTCTATTCATTTCACTAGGACACGGAGGAGCTATTGCATTAATGATTTACGCATTTGGTCATGTATCTGGTGCTCACATTAATCCTGCAGTAACAATTCCTATGATGATTACACGAAAGATTGGGATTGCAGATGGAATTGGTTACATTATTTCACAATTAATTGGAGCAGTAGCAGCTGCTGCCACTCTAAAAGCAATATTGCCTGAAATTGGTGCCAAAGTAAACTTTGCAACCCAAGGCGGACCAAGTGATCTTATCAATAACAGTATTGGATCAGGATTTGCAGTAGAAGCAATCCTGACATTTTTCTTGGTTACTGTAATCTTTATGAGCGCAGTTCACAAAAAAGCCTCTCCTGGATGGCACGGATTCACAATTGGAGGTATGGTATTTTTAATACACTTGATTGGCGTTCCATTAACTGGCGCATCTGTCAACCCTGCAAGAACATTTGGTCCTGCATTGATTTCTGGATTCTGGGAATTCCACTGGTTGTATTGGGCAGCACCAATCTTGGGTGGAATAATTGCCGGCTTGATTATGAATTATGTTTATGTCAACAAGGCAGAAAAAGAAGCATAA
- the bcp gene encoding thioredoxin-dependent thiol peroxidase encodes MISEGDSVPKFEINDANGDKIKSTDLKGKKHVIYFYPKDFTPGCTTEADEFSRDYKKFQKLGIEIIGISPDDVESHKKFCEKMGIKYPLLADVDKVVSKAFGVWGLKKFMGREYMGVNRSTFLVDEKGKVFKVFPKVKPKGHSEEVLKEFSK; translated from the coding sequence ATGATTTCAGAGGGAGACAGTGTTCCAAAATTTGAGATAAATGATGCAAACGGGGATAAAATAAAATCAACTGATCTTAAAGGCAAAAAGCATGTAATCTATTTTTATCCAAAAGATTTCACACCAGGATGCACCACAGAAGCTGATGAATTTTCAAGAGATTATAAGAAATTTCAAAAATTAGGAATTGAAATTATTGGAATAAGTCCTGATGATGTAGAGTCTCATAAAAAATTCTGTGAGAAAATGGGAATAAAATACCCATTACTTGCAGACGTAGACAAGGTTGTTTCAAAAGCGTTTGGTGTATGGGGTTTAAAAAAATTCATGGGTCGTGAATACATGGGAGTAAACAGAAGTACATTTTTGGTGGATGAGAAAGGAAAAGTTTTCAAAGTATTTCCAAAAGTAAAACCAAAAGGACATTCAGAAGAAGTACTAAAAGAATTTTCAAAATAA
- a CDS encoding trans-sialidase has product MATKKAKTATKKDLEDKIAQLEEKLSKLSSQLEKPAETKPAPKPAETKPAETKPAPKPAERPAATTKPKGTLPKGFDKPAESKPADAPKPAETTSQPPATIQDALENAYMNAPMTDLHKYRATVTGYTPAPNRYFVRRTAPVGKVPTSNWNEQKAKVTGYTQPSNQYFATRARLAYHPPTKTFGSFSGTALTVEGVAAQAQTQQAPPPKPKRGTLPKGTEKPQAQTQQAPPPSNDENKSRQEQLEEYEKDYLERLEREQREAQETAQQAESEIIEQEVAERAKARGSLPKGFEPKPEPEKPKTSRGTLPKGF; this is encoded by the coding sequence ATGGCAACTAAAAAGGCAAAGACTGCAACAAAGAAAGATCTTGAAGACAAGATTGCACAGCTCGAAGAAAAACTATCCAAATTATCATCACAATTAGAAAAGCCTGCTGAGACAAAACCAGCACCAAAACCAGCTGAGACAAAGCCTGCTGAGACAAAACCAGCACCAAAACCAGCTGAAAGACCAGCTGCAACAACAAAACCAAAAGGCACCCTGCCAAAAGGATTTGATAAACCAGCAGAGTCTAAGCCAGCAGATGCACCAAAGCCAGCTGAGACAACATCACAACCACCAGCAACAATTCAAGATGCACTTGAAAATGCATACATGAATGCTCCAATGACTGACTTGCACAAATACAGGGCAACAGTTACTGGATATACACCAGCACCAAACAGATACTTTGTAAGAAGAACTGCTCCTGTAGGTAAAGTTCCAACATCAAATTGGAATGAACAAAAAGCAAAGGTAACTGGATATACACAACCATCAAACCAATACTTTGCAACTAGAGCAAGACTTGCATACCATCCTCCAACCAAAACATTTGGTAGTTTTAGTGGAACAGCTTTAACTGTTGAAGGCGTAGCTGCACAAGCTCAAACTCAACAAGCACCTCCTCCAAAACCAAAAAGAGGAACACTGCCAAAAGGAACAGAAAAACCACAAGCTCAAACTCAACAAGCGCCTCCTCCAAGTAATGATGAAAACAAATCACGACAAGAGCAACTTGAGGAATATGAAAAAGATTACTTGGAACGACTGGAGAGAGAACAACGAGAAGCACAAGAAACTGCACAACAAGCCGAGTCTGAAATCATTGAACAAGAAGTTGCAGAAAGAGCAAAGGCAAGAGGTTCATTACCAAAAGGATTTGAACCAAAACCGGAACCTGAAAAACCAAAAACATCTAGAGGAACATTACCAAAAGGTTTCTAA
- a CDS encoding trans-sialidase gives MVAAKKQTKKDLEDKIAELEAKLNKLSTQLETPAPKPAETKPAETKPAPKPAETKPAETKPAPKPAERPAATTKPKGTLPKGFDKPAESKPADAPKPAETTSQPPATIQDALENAYMNAPMTDLHKYRATVTGYTPAPNRYFVRRTAPVGKVPTSNWNEQKAKVTGYTQPSNQYFATRARLAYHPPTKTFGSFSGTALTVEGVAAQAQTQQAPPPKPKRGTLPKGF, from the coding sequence ATGGTAGCTGCTAAAAAGCAAACAAAGAAAGATCTTGAAGACAAGATTGCAGAATTAGAAGCTAAGTTAAACAAATTATCTACACAACTTGAAACTCCAGCACCAAAACCAGCTGAGACAAAGCCTGCTGAGACAAAACCAGCACCAAAACCAGCTGAGACAAAGCCTGCTGAGACAAAACCAGCACCAAAACCAGCTGAAAGACCAGCTGCAACAACAAAACCAAAAGGCACCCTGCCAAAAGGATTTGATAAACCAGCAGAGTCTAAGCCAGCAGATGCACCAAAGCCAGCTGAGACAACATCACAACCACCAGCAACAATTCAAGATGCACTTGAAAATGCATACATGAATGCTCCAATGACTGACTTGCACAAATACAGGGCAACAGTTACTGGATATACACCAGCACCAAACAGATACTTTGTAAGAAGAACTGCTCCTGTAGGTAAAGTTCCAACATCAAATTGGAATGAACAAAAAGCAAAGGTAACTGGATATACACAACCATCAAACCAATACTTTGCAACTAGAGCAAGACTTGCATACCATCCTCCAACCAAAACATTTGGTAGTTTTAGTGGAACAGCTTTAACTGTTGAAGGCGTAGCTGCACAAGCTCAAACTCAACAAGCACCTCCTCCAAAACCAAAAAGAGGAACACTGCCAAAAGGATTCTAA
- a CDS encoding menaquinone biosynthesis decarboxylase: MAIEDIPEFISELEKNGELKRVKTEVDSDLEIAEILRRSMYSNGPAILFENVKNYDMPVLGNAFGSMKRLEIGLQMTDFTEIGQRIVDMTKMDIPSGFLNKIKKLPELSKMTESFPKPENNGPVTEITSNNASFDDLPILKSWPNDAGKFITLGLVATKHPETGVRNLGVFRMQVLDSTHALMHWQKHKRGAHHSEISKDKGEKIPTAIIIGGEPATVFSSIAPVPEGLDKYLFAGITRKKGIKTVKCKTIDLDVPANAEIVLEGYVDPNDIREEGPFGDHTGYYTPVEPYPTFTLTGIMRRKNPTYVTTVVGKPILEDAYIGKVIEQSFLPLIRMFHPEVVDFSMPAAGWFQGFAIISIKKRYPGQAKKVMMGLWGMGQLALTKMFVVVDDDINVHDINDVIWAITTRADAARDTTIINNTPTDTLDPASPLVNLGSKMGIDATQKTKEEGYQREIQQQVKVDEKTKDLVDAKWKDYGLD, encoded by the coding sequence GTGGCAATAGAAGACATTCCAGAATTCATCAGCGAGTTAGAAAAAAACGGGGAGCTCAAAAGAGTAAAGACAGAAGTTGATTCAGATTTAGAGATTGCCGAGATTTTGAGACGGTCAATGTATTCAAATGGTCCTGCAATTCTTTTTGAAAATGTAAAAAATTATGACATGCCAGTTTTAGGAAATGCATTTGGATCAATGAAGAGATTAGAAATAGGATTACAAATGACAGACTTTACCGAAATTGGTCAGAGAATTGTAGATATGACAAAGATGGACATACCATCAGGTTTTCTAAACAAAATAAAGAAACTACCAGAATTATCAAAGATGACAGAGTCTTTTCCAAAACCAGAAAATAACGGGCCGGTTACTGAGATTACATCAAACAATGCATCATTTGATGACCTGCCAATCTTAAAATCATGGCCAAACGATGCTGGAAAGTTCATCACACTTGGACTTGTCGCAACTAAACATCCTGAAACAGGTGTTAGAAATCTCGGTGTTTTTAGAATGCAGGTTTTAGATAGCACGCATGCATTAATGCATTGGCAAAAACACAAGAGAGGTGCACATCATAGTGAAATTTCAAAAGACAAAGGAGAAAAAATCCCAACTGCCATAATTATTGGAGGAGAGCCTGCAACAGTGTTTTCGTCAATTGCACCTGTTCCAGAAGGTCTAGACAAGTATCTATTTGCAGGAATTACAAGAAAGAAAGGAATCAAAACCGTAAAATGCAAAACAATTGATTTAGACGTTCCAGCAAATGCAGAGATTGTTTTAGAAGGGTATGTAGATCCAAACGACATAAGAGAAGAAGGTCCATTTGGTGATCACACGGGGTATTACACACCTGTTGAACCATATCCAACATTTACATTGACAGGAATTATGAGAAGAAAAAATCCAACATATGTTACGACCGTAGTAGGAAAACCCATTCTAGAAGATGCATACATTGGAAAGGTGATTGAACAGTCATTTTTGCCATTGATCAGAATGTTTCATCCAGAGGTGGTAGACTTTAGCATGCCTGCAGCAGGCTGGTTCCAAGGGTTTGCAATAATTTCAATAAAGAAAAGATATCCAGGACAGGCAAAAAAGGTCATGATGGGACTTTGGGGAATGGGACAGCTTGCATTAACTAAGATGTTTGTCGTAGTAGATGATGACATCAATGTTCATGACATCAATGATGTAATTTGGGCAATCACTACAAGAGCAGATGCTGCAAGAGATACCACAATCATAAACAACACACCAACAGATACTTTAGATCCAGCATCACCACTTGTTAATCTAGGTTCTAAGATGGGAATAGATGCAACACAAAAAACTAAAGAAGAGGGATATCAAAGAGAAATTCAACAGCAAGTAAAGGTTGACGAAAAGACAAAAGACCTTGTAGATGCAAAGTGGAAAGACTACGGTTTAGATTAG
- the mqnC gene encoding cyclic dehypoxanthinyl futalosine synthase: protein MSQTTKQLHKSDIGDILENSLNGQRPSPDDCLRLLRSDDVHLMGLASGHLTRKQFGKKASFVNNIILNYTNVCITDCKFCAFYRSPGSDEAYTLTLDQIESRVKTAWDMFKIRQVLIQGGHNPNLKIEYYEDAFKLIREKFPDIGVHGLSTSEVDMIARVEKTSTKEVLSRLKEAGLQSIPGAGAEILVDSVKDVISPKKISSADWLRIMEEAHSVGLPASATMMYGHVENNNDIVEHFFKIVKLQEKTKGFMAFIPWNFEPNNTLMQEEDLVTYGTGGVQLLKMIAISRLVFDGLIPHIQSSWLTNGIGMAQLALQYGADDFGGTLIGEEVVSCTGARSTELTDKIIVDAIHQIGYKAEERDNFYNPIKLI, encoded by the coding sequence TTGAGTCAAACCACTAAACAACTTCACAAAAGCGATATTGGAGATATTCTTGAAAATTCTCTAAATGGACAACGACCAAGCCCTGATGATTGTCTTCGATTGTTAAGATCAGATGATGTCCATTTGATGGGGCTGGCATCTGGTCATCTTACAAGAAAACAATTTGGGAAGAAAGCCTCTTTTGTAAATAACATTATTTTGAATTATACTAATGTGTGTATTACAGACTGTAAGTTCTGTGCGTTTTATCGTTCGCCTGGCTCTGATGAGGCATATACGCTGACTTTAGATCAAATTGAATCTAGGGTGAAAACTGCATGGGATATGTTTAAGATTAGACAAGTGTTGATTCAAGGCGGTCATAATCCTAATCTGAAAATTGAATATTATGAAGATGCATTCAAACTGATTCGTGAAAAATTCCCTGACATTGGTGTTCATGGATTATCTACATCTGAAGTCGATATGATTGCTAGAGTTGAAAAGACATCCACCAAAGAAGTGCTTTCTAGACTAAAAGAAGCTGGACTTCAATCTATCCCAGGAGCTGGAGCTGAAATACTTGTTGATTCTGTTAAAGACGTAATCAGTCCAAAGAAAATCTCAAGTGCTGATTGGTTGCGAATTATGGAAGAAGCTCACAGTGTTGGATTGCCTGCATCAGCTACGATGATGTATGGACATGTTGAAAACAATAATGATATTGTAGAACACTTTTTCAAAATTGTAAAACTCCAAGAAAAAACCAAAGGCTTTATGGCGTTTATTCCGTGGAATTTTGAACCCAACAACACTTTGATGCAAGAAGAAGATCTAGTTACATATGGAACTGGAGGTGTTCAGCTACTCAAAATGATTGCAATCTCTAGACTGGTTTTTGATGGTCTTATCCCTCATATCCAGTCTTCTTGGCTAACAAACGGTATTGGTATGGCACAACTTGCTTTGCAGTATGGCGCAGATGACTTTGGCGGTACTTTGATTGGAGAAGAAGTGGTATCTTGTACTGGTGCACGCTCTACTGAATTGACAGACAAAATCATTGTTGATGCAATTCATCAGATTGGCTATAAGGCCGAAGAAAGAGATAATTTCTATAATCCTATCAAACTAATCTAA
- a CDS encoding 2-amino-3,7-dideoxy-D-threo-hept-6-ulosonate synthase, whose product MVSGLQIRLNRILRKGKMLCIPMDHGISNGPIEGLEDPASIIYKCEGHGLTSVIINKGIIKSLPKPTNVGILVHFSSSTSLSLSPNRKMLTGTVKEAVALGADGVSLHINIGGKEEPEMLEQLGLTADQCHRWNMPLLAMMYPRGENIKNPHDPEIVGHVARIGAECGADIVKTMYTGDVDSFAKIVKSTPVPIVVAGGPKAKTDLDILQMTEDIMAAGAKGVTYGRNIFAHKSPEKMTEALAAIIFRKESAKEAMKRIE is encoded by the coding sequence ATGGTATCTGGGTTACAAATTAGATTAAACAGAATTCTCAGAAAAGGAAAGATGCTTTGCATTCCAATGGATCACGGAATTTCAAATGGACCTATTGAAGGCCTTGAAGATCCTGCATCTATAATTTACAAATGTGAAGGACACGGCCTAACAAGCGTCATAATTAACAAAGGAATCATCAAATCACTTCCAAAACCAACAAACGTTGGAATCTTAGTTCATTTTTCAAGCAGCACATCATTATCATTATCACCAAATCGTAAAATGCTTACAGGTACTGTTAAAGAGGCAGTAGCACTTGGGGCAGACGGAGTTTCTTTGCACATTAACATTGGTGGAAAAGAAGAACCAGAAATGCTAGAGCAATTAGGATTGACTGCAGATCAATGCCACAGATGGAACATGCCACTTCTTGCAATGATGTATCCAAGAGGAGAGAACATCAAGAACCCACACGATCCAGAAATTGTAGGTCATGTTGCAAGAATCGGTGCAGAATGTGGGGCAGATATTGTAAAAACAATGTACACAGGAGATGTAGATTCATTTGCTAAAATTGTAAAAAGCACACCAGTTCCAATTGTCGTTGCAGGAGGGCCAAAAGCTAAAACAGATTTGGATATTTTACAAATGACTGAAGACATAATGGCTGCAGGGGCAAAAGGCGTCACATATGGCAGGAATATCTTTGCACATAAATCGCCAGAAAAGATGACAGAAGCTCTAGCAGCAATTATTTTCAGAAAGGAATCTGCAAAGGAAGCAATGAAAAGAATTGAGTAA
- a CDS encoding 3-dehydroquinate synthase II: MSKNRELIVSPKVSSAQLAKFIPQLESEGVKMVYLDPKKLGKKKTKLDIVYPSTSAKYVVLEKEGPKPKGKKVGRKFQVLSNNDIENILTIAKKGLDFVIVEVKDWKIIPLENIIAKLHKIHTKIFAIARTPEEVRKMFSILEVGVDGVIFSTSSINEVREAMVYLGTRSFDLKPAKITEIKEVGDGERVCVDTASMLHKGEGMLIGSRSNFLFLVHNESVGSSFTSPRPFRVNAGAVHCYTLSPDGTTNYLSEVETGSEVLILNSKGKARRATVGRSKIERRPMLMIKAKVGDEVGGIIAQDAETIRFVKPNGQLVSVTHLKKGDTVMVHAKAATGRHFGMEVSDEYILEK, translated from the coding sequence TTGAGTAAAAACAGAGAGTTAATCGTTTCACCAAAGGTGTCATCAGCACAATTAGCCAAGTTCATCCCACAATTAGAATCAGAAGGAGTCAAAATGGTGTATCTAGACCCAAAAAAACTTGGAAAGAAAAAAACAAAACTTGACATTGTTTATCCATCAACATCTGCAAAATATGTGGTTCTTGAAAAAGAAGGACCAAAACCCAAAGGAAAGAAAGTAGGAAGAAAATTCCAAGTATTATCAAATAATGATATTGAAAATATTCTAACTATTGCAAAAAAAGGACTTGATTTCGTAATAGTAGAGGTCAAAGACTGGAAAATTATTCCATTGGAGAACATCATTGCAAAACTGCACAAAATCCATACCAAAATTTTTGCAATAGCAAGAACGCCTGAGGAAGTAAGAAAAATGTTCTCAATTCTCGAAGTAGGAGTTGATGGGGTTATCTTTAGCACATCATCAATAAACGAAGTAAGAGAAGCAATGGTCTATTTGGGTACCAGAAGTTTTGACTTGAAGCCAGCAAAAATCACAGAGATTAAAGAAGTCGGAGATGGAGAACGTGTATGTGTAGATACAGCTTCGATGCTACACAAAGGAGAGGGGATGTTGATTGGCAGCAGATCAAACTTTTTGTTTCTAGTTCATAATGAATCAGTAGGGTCTTCATTTACATCGCCAAGACCATTTAGAGTGAATGCAGGGGCAGTTCACTGCTACACATTATCACCAGATGGTACAACAAATTATCTTTCAGAAGTAGAAACAGGATCTGAAGTGTTAATCCTAAATTCAAAAGGAAAGGCAAGAAGGGCAACGGTTGGAAGATCAAAAATCGAAAGACGCCCAATGTTAATGATTAAAGCAAAAGTAGGAGACGAGGTAGGAGGCATTATTGCACAAGACGCAGAAACAATTAGATTCGTAAAACCAAATGGCCAATTAGTTTCAGTTACACATCTAAAGAAAGGAGACACAGTAATGGTTCATGCAAAAGCTGCTACAGGAAGACATTTTGGAATGGAAGTGTCTGATGAATATATTTTAGAAAAATAA
- the aroD gene encoding type I 3-dehydroquinate dehydratase, with translation MKHKTCVSIAENTPTKLKKTLKIALKKSDYAEIRFDFLKAEQIPKALNMVKAELTRAVCTLRPKTEGGAFEGSEKERISILKLISEYNPFLLDVEYNTIKKHKDLEKYLRSSKTKLLVSWHDFKKTPNSANLKNQLKKMSRHSSIVKIVTTAKTVDDSTRVLELYNKKGKTTLIAFSMGDAGRISRILCLYLGSPYTYVSLGKPVAPGQFSLDEVKKITNLKK, from the coding sequence ATGAAACACAAAACATGTGTATCAATTGCTGAAAACACACCCACAAAATTAAAAAAAACTCTCAAAATAGCTTTAAAGAAATCAGATTATGCAGAAATAAGATTTGATTTTCTCAAAGCAGAACAGATTCCAAAAGCATTGAACATGGTCAAAGCAGAACTTACAAGAGCAGTATGCACACTACGACCAAAAACAGAAGGGGGCGCATTTGAAGGAAGCGAAAAAGAAAGAATCTCAATTTTAAAATTAATTTCAGAATACAATCCATTTTTACTTGATGTAGAGTACAACACTATCAAAAAACACAAAGACTTAGAAAAATATCTTAGATCATCAAAAACAAAATTATTAGTTTCTTGGCACGATTTTAAAAAGACTCCAAATTCTGCAAATTTAAAAAACCAATTGAAAAAAATGTCAAGGCATTCATCAATTGTAAAAATAGTAACAACTGCAAAAACAGTAGATGATTCTACTAGAGTTCTGGAACTATACAACAAGAAAGGAAAAACAACACTCATTGCATTTTCCATGGGGGATGCAGGAAGAATTTCAAGAATTTTGTGCCTGTATTTAGGCAGCCCATACACATATGTCTCTCTTGGAAAGCCTGTGGCTCCAGGTCAATTCAGTTTAGACGAAGTTAAAAAAATAACAAATCTCAAAAAATAA
- the aroE gene encoding shikimate dehydrogenase: MIEKNHMATYAVIGDPIDHSLSPNIHSAAFRELNLEHSYIAYRIPKGELEEGIEALKKIKIAGFNVTIPHKVEMMKFLDKTDESCSIIGAVNTVTNDNGTLKGYNTDMDGFLDPIKKKEIQIKGRKILLLGAGGAARAIVAGFAKEHAASITIANRTLENAKKLAMFSEQVGLKSKYVKIDEVGGTAKDYDIIVNATSVGLKNEPSPISLEGISSNTIVYDIIYMPMNTDFLKKAKEKGAKIIFGYEMLLGQAVRAFEIWHGMEAPYNAMKRALLGGV, translated from the coding sequence ATGATTGAGAAAAACCACATGGCAACATATGCAGTGATTGGAGATCCAATTGATCATTCATTGTCTCCAAATATACACAGTGCAGCGTTTAGGGAATTAAATTTGGAGCATTCATACATTGCATATAGAATTCCCAAAGGAGAGTTAGAAGAAGGAATCGAGGCACTCAAGAAAATAAAGATAGCAGGATTCAATGTAACAATACCACACAAAGTCGAAATGATGAAATTTTTAGACAAAACAGATGAATCGTGCAGTATTATCGGTGCCGTCAACACAGTTACAAATGACAACGGAACTCTCAAGGGATACAATACAGACATGGATGGATTTTTAGATCCCATAAAGAAAAAAGAAATTCAGATCAAAGGTCGTAAAATTTTATTGCTTGGTGCTGGGGGAGCAGCAAGAGCAATTGTTGCAGGGTTTGCAAAAGAACATGCAGCATCAATCACAATAGCAAACAGAACCCTTGAAAATGCAAAGAAACTAGCAATGTTTTCTGAGCAGGTAGGATTAAAATCAAAATATGTCAAAATAGACGAGGTAGGAGGCACTGCCAAAGATTACGACATCATAGTAAATGCAACATCTGTAGGATTAAAAAACGAACCAAGCCCAATTTCACTTGAAGGCATCAGCAGCAACACCATAGTCTACGATATCATATACATGCCAATGAATACAGATTTCTTAAAAAAAGCAAAAGAAAAAGGAGCCAAGATAATTTTTGGTTATGAGATGCTATTAGGTCAAGCAGTAAGAGCATTTGAGATATGGCACGGAATGGAAGCACCTTATAATGCCATGAAACGAGCATTGTTAGGAGGGGTATAA
- a CDS encoding shikimate kinase — MAKAVAVVHGAISVVNAIANQKGATLGIELQVEAIVETKTGKGISIQSKNKSLSSRLVNKTVEKIVPKKDLEKNNIAITLNSEIPLGYGLKSSSAISSAVALACAKIFKPKASDQQILLAGVDASIETKVSMTGAYDDACSCYFGGFNVTNNEKKQRTHYEKIPPNLSAVIFLPKSRKRGNLKNLKVLSSVFDNAWELARKSKYWDAMTINGLATSVLLNSDPTIITNLIEKGALAASVSGNGPSIAAITKKEDEANVKKVFSGLEGTTIVSKVNNKKAEVHEV; from the coding sequence ATGGCCAAGGCAGTAGCAGTAGTTCACGGGGCAATTTCAGTCGTAAATGCAATAGCAAATCAAAAAGGAGCTACGCTAGGAATCGAGTTACAAGTAGAAGCAATTGTAGAAACAAAGACAGGAAAAGGAATAAGCATTCAATCAAAAAACAAGAGTCTCAGTTCACGACTAGTCAATAAAACGGTAGAAAAAATTGTTCCAAAAAAAGATTTAGAAAAAAACAATATTGCCATTACTCTTAATTCAGAAATCCCATTAGGATATGGATTGAAAAGTTCCAGTGCAATTTCATCAGCAGTTGCATTAGCATGTGCAAAAATTTTCAAACCAAAAGCATCTGATCAGCAGATACTACTAGCAGGAGTAGACGCATCAATCGAGACCAAAGTAAGCATGACAGGAGCATATGATGATGCATGTTCATGTTATTTTGGAGGATTCAATGTAACAAACAATGAAAAGAAACAAAGAACACATTATGAAAAAATACCACCAAATCTAAGTGCAGTGATATTTCTTCCAAAAAGTAGAAAGCGCGGTAATTTGAAAAATTTGAAAGTATTGTCTTCAGTATTTGACAACGCGTGGGAACTTGCACGGAAATCAAAGTACTGGGATGCTATGACAATTAACGGATTGGCAACATCAGTTTTATTAAATTCAGATCCAACAATAATTACAAACCTAATAGAAAAAGGAGCGCTTGCAGCTTCAGTATCTGGAAATGGTCCATCAATTGCTGCAATAACAAAGAAAGAAGATGAAGCTAATGTAAAAAAAGTATTTTCAGGATTAGAAGGAACAACAATTGTTTCCAAAGTAAACAACAAAAAGGCAGAAGTTCATGAAGTGTAA